TTCGATTGACCCGCCACGGCGTGGCAGCCCACGCAACCGGCCTTGCCGAAGAACAGGAGGGCGCCGCGCTTCTGCGCCAGCGACATGGCGCCCGTTGATCCGCGCGCGAACTGGTCGATCGGCGCGTTGGCGAAGTTGAGCGAGAACGTGAACTCGGCGATGGCGTGGCCGACGTGTTCATAGGTGATGTTCTGACCGGCGCGCACGGTCTCGTACACCTGACCAAAGCGCGCCTTGTAGTCCGAGACCTGATTGATTCGTCGAGTCACCTCGGCGCGGATGGCATCGTTGTCACCGACAAAGTCGAACCCCGCCATCTCCACGCGCTCGGTGGGCGGGATGAACGCCTGAGCGGTGAGGAGGTGCGGCAGACCCGACAGCGAGGTGCCCTCGGGGTCCGGGAAGACAAACGACGACGAGTTGTCGAATGGGTTCCCGGAACGTGCGAGGAACCGCGAGTTCCACATCAGCGCCGGGTAAAAGGCGGCGTTGAGCAGGTGGGGTGTGCGCCGCTGGTTGCGCGGGCCCGTGCGGCCCGGACCCACCATCCCATTGTTCTGGATCCCGATCGCGATGGACTGCGAATCGCCAAAGCCGTGCTGCGGGGCGTGGCAGCCGGCGCACGAGTTGTCGTTGTTGAGCCCCAGCAACGGGTCGAAGAAGAGCAGGCGACCCACGTCCGAGAGCGCCGTGTTCAGCGGACGACCCAGGCGTTGCGTGAGGCGCTCACTGATCCGACCGGAGAAGCCGTGAGAGGCGAGCACGCGAGAAAGCGCTCCATCGACCTGCGCGTCCGTCAGCACCCCGGATTCCGGTGGCGTCGGGCTTAGGGTATTGGCGTCCTCGTCCGCGCAGGCAGCGGCGAGGACGACGAGGAGTGGGAGCGTGCGGACGCCTGACCAGCGGATCATTTGGGTCTCGGGTGGCGGTTTAGCGTGTGTTCATGCGCAAGATATACGCCAGACAGTCTGACCCGGCTGATCGTCACAAGCCTGCACCCGCAGGCCGCTCAGATGAGCCCATCGGCGACCCGCTTCTTGCCGTGATGGAGCTGCTGACCGTGGCTTCCGCGCTGCCGCTCGTACTGTTGACGACTGCGGTTCTCCTTGTCGTTCCGGTCGAGAGGCGCGCGTGGGGGATTCTCGGCCTGGCCTTCAGCGTGATGTTTGCCGGCACGACCTGTGGTGTGCATCTCGTCGAGCTTACGGCTGGTCGTCAGCTCGGCTCCCACGGCCTGGTATGGCCATCCGCTCCCTACGCGGTCGAGCTGTTGGCATGGGACTTCTTCCTATGCATCTCTCAGATCTTTGTAGCTGTCGCGTTGGATCCGATGCGAGCGCCACCCCTGTTGCGCCGCCTGGTCGTGATCACCGGTGCCCTGTGCCTGATCGGACTCGTTGGTGCTGCCGTCGGCAAGATGCGGCTGCAGATGATCGGTGTTCTGGGATCCGCGGTATTCCTCCCAGCGACAGCCGTTGGCTTTGCCAGGTGGTTTCGCAACGAAGGGCATGCCCGCGCCGCCTGACGTTCGCTGGTTGCCGTCGGTGCGGGGTTTGAAGGCAACTCTGCGAACGCGGTCTCTCGCACGCCCAGACTAGTGCGCGAGAACGACAGCGTCGAGGTGCAGCAACCCTTCCGCTCCCGCGGAGTTCATTCCGCCTCACGCGTGGCTGATTCGACTACTGACGGCGGCGCCGAGCCCAGCGTACCTTCGCCGCGATGACCAAGCGCATAGGCGTGGGGCAGTTCTTCGCGTGGGAAGGAGGATGCCTCTTCATCGGACATCATGATCGGCCGCTCCCGCTCCACGCCCACCAGTCAATGCAGTTTGTGGTGGCGTCAGCGGGCGATCACAAGGTGCGCGCGAGTGACCGTGAGCCCTGGGCGACCTACTCCATCGCCGCTATAGGGACGCGCCAGCCGCACTCCATAGACGTCACCGCCTCAGACTACGGTGCCGTCATCTTCGTTGAGCCCGAGACCCGCAATGGTCGCGCCATTACGCAACGGTGCGCCAGCGGCATCACCGAGGTCGGCACCTCTGCTTTGCGCGAGATCTCGGACGCCATGTTCGGCGCGTGGCTTCACGAACGAAAGGATGAGACGGTGGCGAACGCGCGCCGACTCGTGACAACGCTGGGCGCCACCGTCGACAGCGCCGACGTGACCGATCCGCGCATCATGAGTGCCATCGTTTACATCAACCAGCATCTCGACCGCGCAATCACACTCAATGAAGTCGCGTCGTACGCCTGTCTGTCGCCAAGCCGGTTCCGTCACGTGTTCGGGGAGCAGACGGGCATGGGGTTGCGGCCGTACATCCTATGGAGGCGGTTTCTCCTCGTTTGGGAGCTGCTCATGAATGGCAGAAACCTCTCCGAAGCTGCGCACGCCGCCGGCTTCGCTGACGCCGCGCACCTGACCCGGACGTCCGTGAAGGCATTCGGCTTTGCTCCGTCCGGGATTCAGCTTCTCGCGACACCAGACCCGAAGGCGATGCTTGCGGAGTCTCACCCCAAGTCGACATAGGCTCGCACCGGGAACGTTCCGCACCCTTTCACCTTTACCGGCACCGCTGAGAAGCGGCCGCCGCTCGGCGGAACCGCGGCGAGCCCGCACAGATGCTCGACGATCGGGATCTCCCTGCCTAACAGAATCGTGTGCACTGGCCTCGTGCCGGTTGCGGTGCTATCGATGTTCATGGAGTCGATCCCGACGAGCGTTGCGCCTGCTTTCGCCAGTCGTTCAGCCAGGCGCGCGGTGAGGTGGGGGTGCGACTCGAAGTAGGCGTCCGTGCGCCAGAGCCGATCCCACCCCGTGTGGAAAAGAACGGCCTTGCCGCTGACTTCACGGTCCGACAGCGTCATCTCGTTGATCGCGGGTCCTCTGGCTGGGTCGATGCGCACCACAACGCAGGCAAGATTCGCCACTGACTCGAGCGGCAGTTCCGACAAGTCATTTCCGTCCGCGTAACGATGGAAGGGGCTGTCGACATACGTGCCCGTATTCGCGACCATCTCCACCTTCCCGATCTGGAACTCGGCGCCATCATGGATCGCGCGCGACTCCTCGCGGCTGCGCCAATCACAGACGATCGGCGCGGGGAGTCCTCGGTAGGTCACCATCCCGTCCTCAATGACGTGACTGACATCGACCAGTCGCTGTCGTGTGCTCACTGCGTCCTCCGCGTGTTGGCGTGCAGGAACGAACGCCAAGGACCGATGCGCGGGGCTTGAACGGAGGGGCTACGTCTTCGGTCTCACCTGGTCGCGGCCGATTGGACGTGCCGGAACCCGCCCTCGCCAGATGAGAACCGCGAGGTAGGCTGGTGCCGCGACGTCGTAGCCGGCACACCAGGCCGGCCACCAGGACGGGACACCAGGATTCGATATGATCCCGCCGTGGAAGTAGTCCAGCATCGCGTGGGCAACGAGACCGGCGATCACGATCCGGAGGTCGTGCCGGAATCCCAAGGCCGCCATCGCCGCAAAAAGCGAAAAGAGGAGAAGCTCCGGGCCGAGGGCTGAGCGTGAGCCAGCCATCGCGGCAAACAGTATGTAGTACGACGCGATGACAACAAGCGCCGTCGGATAGAACGCGCGTTCCCTATCGAGCTCGGTGATCGTTCCGAACACCCCGACCGCCAGAGCAATCCCGGTCCCTATGAGAAACGGCATGGCCCCAATGGTACGGTGAGCGGGCGGCAGTAGTCAGCCCCTTTGTTCAATCATCCGGGACCTCGCGGAGCGATCCTGACTCCACACTCCAACAGCGAGGTGACACGTGGTAAGAGCACTTGCACTGACTGGTCTCCTGGTAGCCACCGTGGCTGCACAGGCAGCGGCCCAGGATGTCGATCGAAAGTACGTCGTGGGGATTCGGTCGGCCCTGATCGTCGGCACGATGGAACTGTCTGGCCTGGACCCCGCGTTTGGGGATCTGGCACCCGATGGCCCAAAGGGTCCGCACATGTCGGGGTTCTTCTTTCTCATCAAGGTGCGGCCGTTCCTGCGCATTGGCATCGAGACACTCGTCTCCAACTCGGACCAGACTGCGGCGACGACGATGAACTACCAGGCTGCCGGTCCGGTCATTGAACTGTCGTACGGCAAGTCGTGGTTCGTTTCGGGCGGCCTGCACATGGGTGGAGTGATCGTAAACGCGATGTCGCGCCAGGGCTCCGAGCCTGCCCAAGGGGCAACGGCCGGGTCGTACTACAAGGGCAATGGCCTGTTCGTGGCGCCGTCGGTTGATGTCGGCCGCAGGTTCGGTCGGAGCGAGGCCGGTTTGTTCGCGAAGCGAGTCAACATCTTCGGCGAAAAGGAGCGGGGTGGGATCTCAGAATTCAGCTCAACGTTCGTCGGCCTGCGCTTCGCCGTCGGCCTGTAGTTCTCGCTGATCACCCTCCTTCGCGAACCGGAGACTTCCATGGATTCCCATCGGCACGGAAACAGCACGCCGTCAGACGACGAGTACATGCAGGCCTATGAGTCCGCGCGGGCTGACGAAGGAAGGTCGGTCATGCGAGTAGACCTCGAGGCGCGGGAGATCGACTGGGAGTTCGTGCCGGGGCAGCGGACGCGTGCCTGGGCGTTTGGCGGCCAGGTTCCTGGCCCGACGATCGAGGCCCAGGTTGGCGACGTCCTCGAGATTCGCGTCATCAACCACCTCCCCGAACCGACGGTCGTACACTGGCACGGACTGCGGATCCCGGCCGTGATGGACGGGACGGAGCGGACGCAGAACCCAATCGCGCCCGGGGAGACCTTCACCTACCGGTTTCGCGTCCCAGACGCGGGCACGTTCTGGTACCACTCGCACTTCAACGAGACGGTGCAGCTGGAGCGTGGTCTGTACGGCGCGCTGATCGTGCGCGCTGCGGATGAGCCGGTGTTCGACGCCGATCGTACGTTCGTGCTGGACGACGTCGAGCTTGAGAGGGACGGCGAGATCAAGTCACCCGGCTGGTGGATCGAGTCACACGATGGCCGAGAAGGAAGCACGCGCCTTGTCAACGGCAGACAGCAACCAGAGATCCGGATGGCAGCAGGGCAGATCGAACGGTGGCGCTTTGTGAATGCTGCGAGCGCTCGTTATGTGCGACTGTCAGTGGGTGGTCGGCCATTCAGAATCATCGGCACCGGTGGCGGCTTCATTCCTTCGCCTGTTGCGGCGACCGAAGTGCTCCTTGTCCCAGCGAATCGCACTGAACTTGTCGTCGGCCCATTCGCCAAGGGAGAGACACTACGGATTGAGGCGCTCCCCTTCAATCGTGGCTCGTTCAAGGCGCACAGGAAGCCTGAAC
The Gemmatimonadaceae bacterium DNA segment above includes these coding regions:
- a CDS encoding cyclase family protein, whose amino-acid sequence is MVTYRGLPAPIVCDWRSREESRAIHDGAEFQIGKVEMVANTGTYVDSPFHRYADGNDLSELPLESVANLACVVVRIDPARGPAINEMTLSDREVSGKAVLFHTGWDRLWRTDAYFESHPHLTARLAERLAKAGATLVGIDSMNIDSTATGTRPVHTILLGREIPIVEHLCGLAAVPPSGGRFSAVPVKVKGCGTFPVRAYVDLG
- a CDS encoding helix-turn-helix domain-containing protein; this encodes MTKRIGVGQFFAWEGGCLFIGHHDRPLPLHAHQSMQFVVASAGDHKVRASDREPWATYSIAAIGTRQPHSIDVTASDYGAVIFVEPETRNGRAITQRCASGITEVGTSALREISDAMFGAWLHERKDETVANARRLVTTLGATVDSADVTDPRIMSAIVYINQHLDRAITLNEVASYACLSPSRFRHVFGEQTGMGLRPYILWRRFLLVWELLMNGRNLSEAAHAAGFADAAHLTRTSVKAFGFAPSGIQLLATPDPKAMLAESHPKST
- a CDS encoding multicopper oxidase family protein; protein product: MRVDLEAREIDWEFVPGQRTRAWAFGGQVPGPTIEAQVGDVLEIRVINHLPEPTVVHWHGLRIPAVMDGTERTQNPIAPGETFTYRFRVPDAGTFWYHSHFNETVQLERGLYGALIVRAADEPVFDADRTFVLDDVELERDGEIKSPGWWIESHDGREGSTRLVNGRQQPEIRMAAGQIERWRFVNAASARYVRLSVGGRPFRIIGTGGGFIPSPVAATEVLLVPANRTELVVGPFAKGETLRIEALPFNRGSFKAHRKPELFATVRIGAPAPSMTQLPGRLREIEPLVRGPVTPNRTIRLGFGLGTKHGVEFNIDHKQHDHAEPVRIGDLQVWDVVNRSPVHHPFHLHGYFFQILAVNGKPTDKLSWEDTVNVSAWGSVRLAWLPDDRPGGWMYHCHILEHHAAGMMSHFEVVRDDRAQQEPS